The DNA region ACCTGCCTTTCAGGGTCTATCCGCTCTACAACAGCCTGGAGCGGTTCGATTTCCGGCTCCTGGAGGCGTCGGCCGATCTCGGGGCCGGCGGGCTGCAGACGTTCTTCCGCGTGCTGCTTCCCCAGGTCGTGCCGGGGCTGGCCACCGGGTGTCTGCTGGTCTTTGTCCAGGCATTCTGTTCCTTTGTCGTTCCCGACCTGCTGGGCGGAGCGAAGACACTGATGGCGGGCAATCTGATCCAGCAGCGTTTCCTATCACTTCCCCAGGATTGGCCGCTGGGTTCGGCCCTCGCCTTGCTCATCATGGTCATTCTCGGATTGACCGTTTACGTGGGCCTTCGCAACCAGAGGGAGGGGGCATGACGGTCGCGTTTTCGGAATCGAAGCCCCAGGTGGAGACGACGACCCGGCCGGCAGGCCGGGGGCTCGGCCTCTACCTGAGGTTCAATGCCGTCGCCGTCTACGCATTCCTTTATCTCCCGATTGCCCTGCTGGTGCTCTACAGCTTCAGCGGCAGCCGCTACAGCTCGGTCTGGGGCGGGTTTTCCCTGAAATGGTACGGTCGCCTTTTCCAGAACGAGAATCTGCTTCAGGCCCTGCAGGTCACGCTGACTCTGGCAATATCCGCGACCCTGATTGCGACGGTCCTCGGGACGATGGCGGCCCTTGGGCTGAAGCGTCTGCAGCCACGGTGGCGAAGGATTCTGGAGACGTTTTTCTATCTCCCGATCGTGGTGCCGGACATCGTCCTGGCAATCGCGCTGCTCATGTTCTTTGTCCTGGTTGCGGGGCTGCAGCTCGGCTTGACCACCATGGTCCTGGCCCACGTCGTTTTCTGCTGCTGTTACGTCACGGCGGTGGTCAGCGCGCGCTTGCGGGGGTTTGACCATCGTCTGGAGGAAGCGGCCCGCGATCTCGGGGCGTCCTCCTGGCAGACCTTTCGGAAGATCAAGCTGCCGTTGATCTGGCCGGGCATCCTCGGGGGCGCCCTGCTGTCGCTGGCCCTGTCACTCGATGAATTTGTCATATCCTTTTTCGTGACGGGTCCCGGAGCCTCCACTCTCCCGATCGAGATCTTCTCGATGGTCAAACGCGGGGTCACTCCGGAGATCAATGCTCTCGCCACCCTGATGCTCCTGGCCTCGATCTTGCTGGCGACCCTCAGTCTTCTCGTTCAGAAACAGTCCGATCACCGTTGAATCAAAAAATCCTCCCATGAACCGAATCTGCATCGTCCCGCTGCTCGCACTCTCCGCCCTGATCCTCTCCGGTTGTGGCCGGAAAGGTGATGATTCCGCCAAGGTCATCAATCTCTTCATCTGGGAAGAGTACATGGACCCGGACGTTCTGGCCGAGTTTGAGGCGGAGACGGGTATCCGCGTGGTCGAGTCGAACTACGCCAGTAACGAGGATCTCCTGGCCAAGCTCCAGGTGGGCGGGGGCGGCTATGATGTCATCGTGCCGTCCGATTACATGATTCAGATCATGACCAAGGCCGGTCTTCTGGCTCCGCTCGACCGGGCGAAGTTGCCGAATCTGAGCCACCTGGCGGCGCGTTTCGCCGCTCCGGAATACGATCGGGCGCTGGCTCATTCAGTGCCCTATCTCTGGGGGACCACGGGTATTGCCTACAATGAGGTTGACGTTCCCAATCCGCCCACGAGCTGGAAGGAATTCATGGACCCGGCGGTCATCGGACCCCACAAGGGACGGATCAGCCTGCTCAATGATGCCCGGGAAACGCTGGCGGCCGCGCTCCTCTCGCTCGGTTATCCGGTCAACACCACGGATCCCGCGAAGATCGACGAAGCCCGCGACGTTCTGATGAAGATCAAGCCCCTTGTGGCCAAGTTCGACAGCGAATCGTTCGAGGATTCCCTGGCCGCCGGAGAAACCGTTCTGGCCCAGGCTTGGAGTGGAGACACCGCCATTGCCCAGGATGAGAATGACAACGTGAAGTACCTGATTCCGGCGGAGGGGTCGCTCATGTTTGTGGACGCCATGGCCATCCCGGCGAAGTCCAGGCATGTGGAGGAGGCCCATCAGCTGATCGATTTCCTGACCCGCCCCGAGATCGCGGCCCGCATCGCCGAATTCACCTATTACGCGACCCCCAACAAGGACGCTCTTCCGCTGATCAGTGAAGAGATCCGGGCGATGGCGCCGTTCACCGTGCCCGAGGAGGCCACTCTTTTTTACCTTCAGGATCTGGGGGACGACAACGAGCTCTTCAACAAGGCCTGGATGGAGATCAAGGCGGACTGAGTCGGGAACTATGGCGTTTCCCTCCCCTGCCTTCCCGGGGAGGGGTGGCGACACAGCCTTCTTGCCAGACAGCGTGGTTGCCGGCAGGATGGGAACGATCTGCCCATGATTGCCTCCATTGAATTCCGCTCGTTCCGCGTACTGGGTAAAACGTCCCTTCCTCTGGGTCGGTTCAACCTGATCCTGGGGCCGAACGGGAGCGGGAAGAGCACGGCGGTCAAGGCGCTCCTTGCCCTGCGCGGTCTGGTGGAGGACCGCTCAAGAGCAGGTGGGGGGGCGAACCCACCGCGGCCGGGGGAAGCCTGCGAGGCGCATCTGGCACTGTCCTTTTCCGATCCGTTTTCTGGATACACGGCCTCGGTTGATTGTGTCCAGGGCGAGCGGTGGCGGGCGTTGGAGTTCTTTCGGGATGGGGAGAGGGTCGAGGCGGTCCCGGAAGCGCTTCTGGCCGGTTTGTCCGGGGTCCGGAGCCTTGCCCTTGAGGCGGCGGCGCTTTCACGGCCCTGTCCGCCCGGTTCCGGCTGGGCCATGGGGGCGGACGGCGCCGGGTTTCCCGCTTTGCTCGGTCGCCTTTCCGAGGAGGATCCGATGCGATGGGCGCAGCTGGTGGAGGCCTTTTCGCAGCTTATGCCCGAGTTCGCGGCTTTGACGACGAGTCGGCCGGACCATGGCGACTGGAGCTTCACTGCGACGACGGCGGACGGTCTGGAATTGGCGGCGGGCGATCTTTCCCAGGGGACTCTGGTGGCGCTGGCCCTGCATGCCCTGGCCTTCCTGCCGGAACGGCCGAGTCTGCTTTGCCTGGAGGAACTGGAAAGGGGCATCCATCCGCGTCTGCTTCGGGAGGTGCGTGATTCCCTCTACCGGCTCTGTTATCCGGAAGACAGCGGAGACGAAGCGGAACCTGTGCAGATTGTGGCGACGACCCATTCGCCTTATCTGCTGGACCTTTTCGCAGATCATCCGGAGGAAGTCGTCCTGACCGTGAAGGAGGGTGGATCGGCCTCCTTCAAGCGATTGATCGACCTGCCGGACCTTGCGGAACTGCTGGAGACCGGAAACCTGGGCGATCTCTGGTACAGCGGTGTGATTGGGGGGGTTCCTTATTGATGGCCGGGGTGGTGGAAGACGGTCCCAATGGGGACGGAGGGTCGGCGACGCGGTGCCCTGAAACGATTGGTTCGGATCAATCGGCACGCTGGACCTGCCGCGTCACAGGATGAAGGTGGGTTTCCTCAGCGAGTCTCCGGCAGATGAGGCGGCCATCTGTATACTGGTCGAGGCGGTACTCGGGCGGCCGATCCGTCGGGTGCATCCTCCTCTCCGGGCGCGGGGATGGCCGAACGTGAAGCAGATCCTGCCGGCGGTTCTCCGTCACCTTCAATTCCGGACCGATGCCCGGGGTCTGGTCGTGGTGGTGGATTCCGATGACTCGCCCATTCATGACGACGATCACGAAGATCCATCCCGATTCTCGCCGGAATGTCGTCTCTGTCAGCTGGAACAGGTCATCCGGCAGACGACCCGGAGGTGGCATTTGCCCAGGGGGATGAAGCCGCTGCTGGTGGCAACCGGCCTGGCGGTTCCGGCGGTGGAGGGATGGTACCTTTGCGGGAGGGATCGGGAGGTTGGCGAGGCGGATTGGCGGGCGCATCTCGGGACCGGAAATGAACCCTATACGCGGAGGGACTTGAAGCACCGCACTTACGGGACAACCCGGCCGTCTTTGCGGAGAGAGACCGATCAGGCCGTCGAAGACGCGAAGCGGTTGGCGCATGAAATCGGACGACTGGAAGCGGATTTCCCGGTGGGTTTCGGCAACCTGGCGAGGGAAGTGGGTTTGTGGCGGGCGATGGTGGACGGGTGAGGTCGGCGATGATCGTCGTGGCGGTAGGAAGGGCAAACGTGATTCGCACCGGAGGTTTCATGGCCTGGTTCGCGATTCCTCCCGCCTTCCTGTCATTCCACCGGTAGGCTGACCGGTTTCCGACCCGAGGGGTTGCCAATCGGGGCCGATGCGATCAGGCTGGTTTCCTCAATCCGCTGAGCCTACTCGATGCCACCGAAAAAACATGATCGAAACCGAAGCCGGCGGCTGGACGGCGACAGGGAAGGGGATCCTTTCGAATTGCTTCGTCAGCGCCTTAAGACGGAGGCGCGGTCGTTTTGCGCCAGACCCGAGCTGGATGCCCACGTGGGAGCGGCTTGTGTGCGGGCGCTTGCGCAGAATGCCGGGCGGGTTGCCATCATCGATCATTCCTCGGGCCGCCGTGAGATCAAGGCGGGCCTGCTGCTGGCCGTGGCCTGGTCTCTGGCAAGGCGCTGGCGCCGCCGGCTGCCGGACTCGCGTATCGGGGTGGTGCTTCCTCCCGGGATCGGAGCGACCGCCGCGAATCTGGCCCTGGTCATTCTTGGTAAGGTGCCGGTCAATCTCAATTTCACGATTGGCCGGAGGGCTGCGGCGGCCTGTATCCAGCGGGCGGGTCTGAAGACAATCATCACGGTCGGCCGACTGAAGGAAAAGTATCCGGATTTTCCGTGGACGGCGGATTGCCGGGATGTGGTCGAAGAGATCAGGGCCTGCTCGAAGGCGGGGCTGGCGGCACGGTCGCTGATGATCCGGTTGATGCCGATCGGTGGCCTCTTGAAGTGTACGGGTGTGTCGGGCGAGGGCGGTGATCGGGAATTTGGATTGTTGTTCACGAGCGGCAGTTCCGGGGACCCCAAAGGGGTGGTGCTGACCCATCGGAACATCATGGCCAATGCGCTCCAGATTCAATCAACCGGGATCCTGCCGGGCGGATGTTCGGTCATGGCCTGCCTTCCGGTTTTTCACAGCTTCGGCTTCACCGTCACCATGTGGTATCCGCTTCTGTCGAACATCCTGATGGTGACTTATCCGTCACCGCTGGAGACCCGGAAGCTGGCCGGGATCATTGCCGCCGAACGGGTGGATGTGCTGGTGGGTTCCGCGACCTTTCTACGTCCGTTCCTGAAGCGGGCCGAGCCGGATCAGTTGGCCGGATTGAAGTTCGCGGTGGCGGGGGCGGAACGGGTGAGCGACGAACTCTACCATGCCTTTCTCGAGCGTTTCGGCATCCGTATCATGCAAGGCTACGGGTTGACCGAGACTTCGCCGGTGGCCAGCGTCAATCAGCCGGGGGATCCCGCACAATCGATTCCGGAGAATTCCAGGCTGGGGTCGGTTGGCACATTGATCCCGGGAATGGAAGCCCGGATCCGGTCAACGGACGGACAGCGCGTGTTGTCGCTGGGTGAGGCCGGGGTGATCTGCCTGCGCGGACCCAACGTTTTCAAAGGTTATCTTGACGACGAGCGAGCGACGGAAGCTGTCTTCGACGAGGGATGGTTTGTGACCGGGGATGTCGGTCGCTTTGACGCGGACGGTTTTCTCCACCTCGAGGGGCGCCTCTCACGATTCTCGAAGATCGGAGGCGAGATGGTCCCTCACGTGCTGGTCGAAGAGCATATCTTGCGGGTCTATGGTTGGGATTCCCTCGATCACCAGGTGGCGGTCGTGGTCGGTCTGCCGGATGATGCCAGGGGGGAGTCGCTGGTTCTGCTGACCTCGATGGAAATCGAGATGGGTGATCTTCGCCAGCGATTACTGACGGCGGGCCTGCCGAATCTCTGGGTTCCCCGGAGCGTTCGACAGGTCGAGTCGATCCCGATGTTGGCAACCGGCAAGTGTGACCTTCAGGTCTGCCTTGAGTTGGCGATTGCCCTAGGGTAGGCCGCCGGCTCCGGAGGGCAGGAGGGGAGCTTGGGATTACGGGGATATGCTTCGATAAATGGCGGTGCGGGAAGCGCTGTATCCGGCATCCAACTTCCCACGGGCGCGGTCCATGCCCGACATGATGGCACCCTTGTTCGAATTGAAATCGTGGTCTGATTTCTTCTGCGGAGGACGATTTCCTCCCGGTGGTCTGCCCGGATGGATCGGGGGGATTGGATGGGCCGGGCGACCGGGGTGGTAACCCGGCGAATGCGAGCCGCCGATGACGATGCCGGCGCCGTAGGCCAGCCCATATGGAAAGTCGCCATGACTGTTGCTGGTGCCGGTGCGGTTCCAGTTCCCGGCGTAAAGGAGGGCGGTTTCCCGGGCGGCCCGTTGATCCCTCTCGGCTTGTTCGACCTTGGCCTGGGCCAGTGCGGCGCCCAGTTCGAGGTCGACCGGAACCGTTGGATAGCGCAGCTGAAACTGTTTCCAGAATGCGACGCGTTCGGAGGCAGGCAGACTCTGAAAGCCCGGGCTGTCGACTTTTGACTGCCTGAGGGCCAGGCCTTCGGACTCGAGGAGGAGCCGACGTTCCTCGGCGACCCGGGCGAGGAGGTTCCGGCGTTCCTCCTCGTGAGCCCGTTTGGCGACAAGTTCGGACTCGCTCAGCAGGTTGGTGTCGGCGACCACGCCTTCACGCAGAACCACTTCGCCCCGATCGAAGAAGAGGATCCGGGTCTGTCCGATTTCGACGGATCCGTTCGGGACGCCCAGCTCCGCGCGAACGTCCTGGGCGGAATCACCCGGGAGGATTCCGGCCACGAGTGAAGTGAGGGGGAGGAGAAGTGGGAGGAGAACCACTGCCGATCTCATGGCGTGAATGTAGACTCCCGGCCCGGGAAACGCAACCCGATGAGGTCATCGGGGACACGGCGCGGGTTTTCCCTTACTGGATGTTTGACGGCGTGGCCTCCTGCCGCGAGGCCTTCTTCCGCATTCTTTCGTCACTGGTTGCCCGGCGGGACCTGATCGGCGTTGAATTCGTCCTACTTGGAATAGACCCGGGAACCCAGTTGCAACATGCGACGGGCGATCTGCTTTCGCAATTTCCGCGCACGGCGACGGTCCGGATCATCGGCGGATCGTCCTTCACCGGCGAATCGATCGAGGATGATGGAGAGATCGTGATGAATACCCAGGCCCTCACCGAGGCGGGCCAATTGCTTTCTTGACGAGCCAGTCTTCCCGAAATCGAGATCCTGGGTGAGCCGGGTGGCATACCAGTGGGTCTTGACCTGGGTCCGCCAGCGGTGGAGATGGGCGGTGGTCGGTGAGTGGGTGGCGATCGTCCAGGCTTTCTTCGATCGATTGGAAATCTTCCTGATTCCGCGGAGAAGGTCGTTCCGGACAGTTTTCATGGCCAGTGGGCCGCAGAAGGAGGCAACCTGCGTCAACAGAGGAACGATCAGAGCAACGTCCGTTGGCGGCAATTCTGTTTCATCGGGAGTCGCGGATTGGAAAGTCGTGAGTCGGAAACGGTGTGCGATCTCAGCGAGAGCCGCTTCCGACCGGGTGCCGGCCAGGGATCGGGAGTAGTCGCGGATCTTCCGGTCGGTCCCGGTCGCCGCGAGACCCAGGATCTCCCGGTAGAGCGAAAGAAGACCCCGAACCCGCTTGCAACGCTTGCGAAGTTGATGGATGGCCTGATCGCGGGAATGGGCGGCGCAGGCCGATTCCTCGGCCGCCCGCGCAGTCTCCTCGGCGAGGATCCGCTGGAAGGCCTCTCCAAGACCCTCACCTTTCCGTATGCGGTAGGGCATGATAGCGGGCCATCCTGACGGCAATCCCGGCCGGGATCACGCTCAAACGGTCCGGATCGGGACTGTCGGCTCAATCAATAGGGCAGGGGAAAGCGGCGGCAGAGGTCGAGGACTATCTTTCGGGCGGACTTGATGGCATCCTCGGAATCCGGCGAAGAGAGCACCCGGTCGATGGCATCGGCGATGAGGATCATTTCGGGCTCCTGCATGCCCCGGCTGGTCACGGCGGGAGTCCCGAGGCGGATCCCGCTGGCCTGGAACGGATTGCGCGTTTCGAAGGGGATGGTGTTCTTGTTGCAGGTGATATGAGCCCGATCGAGGACGGCCTGGGCGGTCTTGCCGGTCAATTCGGCATTCTTGTCGCGGAGATCGACCAGCATGAGGTGGTTGTCGGTGCCTCCGCTGACGATCCGGTAGCCGCGCTCGATCATGGCCGCGGCGAGTGTCCTGGCGTTGGCGACGATCTGCGCCTGGTAGGCCTTGAACCCCGGTTTGGCGGCTTCGAGGAAGCAAACCGCTTTTGCCGCGATGACGTGCATGAGGGGACCACCCTGGGCTCCCGGGAAGACGGCGGAATCGATGGCCTTGGCGTGGGCCTCCTTGCAGAGGATGAGGCCGCCCCGGGGACCCCGGAGGGTCTTGTGGGTCGTGGTGGTGACAAAGTCGGCGTGGGCGACCGGCGAGGGATGGATACCGGCGGCGACAAGGCCGGCAATATGGGCGATGTCGGCAAGAAGCAGGGCACCACAATCCCGGGCGATCCGTCCCATCCGTTCGAAATTGATGGTCCGCGAATAGGCAGACGCCCCGACGGTGATCATCTTCGGCTTCTCACGCGAGGCGACCTCGGCCAACTCGTCGTAATCGATCTCCTCGTTTTCCCGACTCACTCCGTAGTTAATAACTGAATACAACTTCCCGCTGAAGTTGGCCGGGTTCCCGTGGGTGAGGTGTCCGCCGTGGGAAAGGTTCATGGTCAGGATCCTGTCGCCGGGCTGGAGGGTGGCGAAATAGACGGCGGCATTGGCCTGGCTGCCGGAATGCGGCTGGACGTTGGCGTGATCGGCGCCGAAGAGGGCCTTGGCCCGGTCGATGGCGAGTTGCTCGACGATGTCGACGAATTCGCAACCGCCGTACCAACGGCGTCGCGGATACCCTTCGGCGTACTTGTTGGTCAGGACGCTGCCCTGGGCCTCCATGACCGCGGGCAGGGTGAAGTTTTCGGAAGCGATGAGCTCGATGTGGGTCTGCTGGCGCTCAAGCTCGGCCTGAATGGCGGCATTGATCTCCGGATCGATCCGGGCGAGACTGCGGCTGTCGAGACCGGGGGAGGTGGATGAGTCGGGAAGTGACATGGGGAATTCAGGTCTTGAGGGATCGGACAAAGTTGAGAAGTGAGGGAATGGCTTCGACCATGCTGTCGCGGCAGGATTCGTAGGTGCGCAGGTTTCCGCCGAACGGGTCGGGAATCTCGTGATCCCGGGTGTCGGTCATGAACTCGCGCATGAGATGGACTCGTTCGGGGATCTTGCGGTATTGGAGGCGAATGATGTCGTGGTGCGATTCCGTCATGCAGAAGACGGCGACGGCTTCGTTGAGCATGTCCTGGGTCAGGTGCCGACTCCGGTGATCGGCGAGGTTCAAGCCGACCTTCCGCATGGCCTCCACGGAATTGGGTGATGCGGGTTGACCGTCGAGGGCCGAGACGCCGGCGGAAGCCACGGCAATGGATCGAAACGGTTCCGGCTCGGCGGCGAGCGCGTGCCGAAAGAGTGCCTCAGCCATCGGGCTGCGGCAGATATTCGCCGTGCAGACGAAGATAATGGGTCTGGGCTGTTCCGGCATGAAGGGCTTCAACCTATTTTGAGGGAGGGGTCTGGCAAATTTAATCCTCGGGAATCCGGCCGAATGCGCGCATGCCTTCGATCACGTAAAATGCGCGGCGGAGCGACTGGTCGACCGGCGGGGGCGGCGGGTTGTCGGTTTCGTTCTCCGTTGGGGTGGTCCGGGCGGTGGGGCGAGGGACGGCAGCGGTATCGGGATGGGGGAATTCCCTGAGGAGGCGGGCCTCGTCATAACGTTCCTTTTCGATGGATTGTTCGAGTACGGTTTGAAGCGGTTTCTCCGGATCGAACCGATCGTAGGCTTCTTTTTCGGTTGCGGCCTCGGCGTCGACCGGGATGGACGGCTGGAGTCCGATCCCGACGAGACTTCCGAGGGAGGCGGGGCGGATCTCTCCGCTGATCGCATGCCAACCGGGAAATCCGGGCAGGGGACGGTAGGTGGCGGTGAGTCCGGCGGTTGTTCTGCCGATGCTGAGTATCCGGTGACGGGATTGGAGTTCCGCGAGGACTGCCTCGAGGGGACCACCTGTTTCCTCGTTGACCAGGACGATGACCAGGCTGGTGGAGGAATCGGCCGGTTCGGTCTGCACGGTCAGGCGGTCGGTCGCCTCCATCCCTGCGACGGTTGCATAGTCGCCGATCAGATCGAGCACCAGTCGATCGTTGCGGGCGAGGAGGGCGCCCAGGGCGATGGCGGTTTCCAGGTCCGCATGAACATAACGCAAGTCAATCAGGGCGACCGGTTCGTCGAGGGCCGCCTGGATTGATGGCAGGGCCGTCGACAGGCCGCGAACCCGGACATAATCCACGCCGCCGTCCTTCTCACGGAGGAGCGGATCTCCTTCGGTCGGGATCAATTCCGGTGGAGGGTGATCGAGCAGTCGATTTGGATAATGCTGGTGGAGTCCTTCGAGCAGAAGATCGCTTTCGTTGAGTTGCTCCAGCCCGGGAAACAGTTCGGCGGGGAACAGGTCCGGATCGCTCAGGACAGGCACGGCCGGCCCTTCATCGGACCGGATCGACGGGATCGCGGGTCCGAGCAGGAAGACGAGGGCCGCAATGAATCGCCGGATGGTGCGGGGACTGGTCGTCATGCCGTTTCGTCCCGTCGCAGCTGCCGGGCCCCGATATCACGACGGAAGACCTTGGAGGGGAACTTGACCTTGTCGCAAAGCCGGTAGGCCAGAGAGGCCGCCTCCGGAAGGTTGGGGGCAAGTGCGGTCACACCGAAGACGCGCCCGCCGTTGGTCAGAATGGATCCATTGGGTCCGGTGCGGGTGCCGGCGTGAAAAATCCGGGTGTGGGCCGGGAGGCTGTCCGGCAGCTCGACCGTTTCGCCCTTCGGGTAGGATCCCGGGTAGCCTCTGGAGGCGAGCACGACGCAGAGGGCATGTTCGGGCCTGACGGCAAGCTGGACCTCCCGGAGTCGACCGGCGGCGGCGGCGGCCATCAGCTCGACCGGGTCGGTTTTCAACCTGGGCAGAAGGACCTGGGTTTCCGGATCGCCGAAGCGGACATTGTATTCGAGCACCTTGGGACCATCCGGGGTGATC from Opitutaceae bacterium includes:
- a CDS encoding ABC transporter permease; translation: MTVAFSESKPQVETTTRPAGRGLGLYLRFNAVAVYAFLYLPIALLVLYSFSGSRYSSVWGGFSLKWYGRLFQNENLLQALQVTLTLAISATLIATVLGTMAALGLKRLQPRWRRILETFFYLPIVVPDIVLAIALLMFFVLVAGLQLGLTTMVLAHVVFCCCYVTAVVSARLRGFDHRLEEAARDLGASSWQTFRKIKLPLIWPGILGGALLSLALSLDEFVISFFVTGPGASTLPIEIFSMVKRGVTPEINALATLMLLASILLATLSLLVQKQSDHR
- a CDS encoding spermidine/putrescine ABC transporter substrate-binding protein, with amino-acid sequence MNRICIVPLLALSALILSGCGRKGDDSAKVINLFIWEEYMDPDVLAEFEAETGIRVVESNYASNEDLLAKLQVGGGGYDVIVPSDYMIQIMTKAGLLAPLDRAKLPNLSHLAARFAAPEYDRALAHSVPYLWGTTGIAYNEVDVPNPPTSWKEFMDPAVIGPHKGRISLLNDARETLAAALLSLGYPVNTTDPAKIDEARDVLMKIKPLVAKFDSESFEDSLAAGETVLAQAWSGDTAIAQDENDNVKYLIPAEGSLMFVDAMAIPAKSRHVEEAHQLIDFLTRPEIAARIAEFTYYATPNKDALPLISEEIRAMAPFTVPEEATLFYLQDLGDDNELFNKAWMEIKAD
- a CDS encoding AAA family ATPase, producing the protein MIASIEFRSFRVLGKTSLPLGRFNLILGPNGSGKSTAVKALLALRGLVEDRSRAGGGANPPRPGEACEAHLALSFSDPFSGYTASVDCVQGERWRALEFFRDGERVEAVPEALLAGLSGVRSLALEAAALSRPCPPGSGWAMGADGAGFPALLGRLSEEDPMRWAQLVEAFSQLMPEFAALTTSRPDHGDWSFTATTADGLELAAGDLSQGTLVALALHALAFLPERPSLLCLEELERGIHPRLLREVRDSLYRLCYPEDSGDEAEPVQIVATTHSPYLLDLFADHPEEVVLTVKEGGSASFKRLIDLPDLAELLETGNLGDLWYSGVIGGVPY
- a CDS encoding AMP-binding protein; amino-acid sequence: MPPKKHDRNRSRRLDGDREGDPFELLRQRLKTEARSFCARPELDAHVGAACVRALAQNAGRVAIIDHSSGRREIKAGLLLAVAWSLARRWRRRLPDSRIGVVLPPGIGATAANLALVILGKVPVNLNFTIGRRAAAACIQRAGLKTIITVGRLKEKYPDFPWTADCRDVVEEIRACSKAGLAARSLMIRLMPIGGLLKCTGVSGEGGDREFGLLFTSGSSGDPKGVVLTHRNIMANALQIQSTGILPGGCSVMACLPVFHSFGFTVTMWYPLLSNILMVTYPSPLETRKLAGIIAAERVDVLVGSATFLRPFLKRAEPDQLAGLKFAVAGAERVSDELYHAFLERFGIRIMQGYGLTETSPVASVNQPGDPAQSIPENSRLGSVGTLIPGMEARIRSTDGQRVLSLGEAGVICLRGPNVFKGYLDDERATEAVFDEGWFVTGDVGRFDADGFLHLEGRLSRFSKIGGEMVPHVLVEEHILRVYGWDSLDHQVAVVVGLPDDARGESLVLLTSMEIEMGDLRQRLLTAGLPNLWVPRSVRQVESIPMLATGKCDLQVCLELAIALG
- a CDS encoding CHAD domain-containing protein yields the protein MPYRIRKGEGLGEAFQRILAEETARAAEESACAAHSRDQAIHQLRKRCKRVRGLLSLYREILGLAATGTDRKIRDYSRSLAGTRSEAALAEIAHRFRLTTFQSATPDETELPPTDVALIVPLLTQVASFCGPLAMKTVRNDLLRGIRKISNRSKKAWTIATHSPTTAHLHRWRTQVKTHWYATRLTQDLDFGKTGSSRKQLARLGEGLGIHHDLSIILDRFAGEGRSADDPDRRRARKLRKQIARRMLQLGSRVYSK
- the glyA gene encoding serine hydroxymethyltransferase, whose translation is MSLPDSSTSPGLDSRSLARIDPEINAAIQAELERQQTHIELIASENFTLPAVMEAQGSVLTNKYAEGYPRRRWYGGCEFVDIVEQLAIDRAKALFGADHANVQPHSGSQANAAVYFATLQPGDRILTMNLSHGGHLTHGNPANFSGKLYSVINYGVSRENEEIDYDELAEVASREKPKMITVGASAYSRTINFERMGRIARDCGALLLADIAHIAGLVAAGIHPSPVAHADFVTTTTHKTLRGPRGGLILCKEAHAKAIDSAVFPGAQGGPLMHVIAAKAVCFLEAAKPGFKAYQAQIVANARTLAAAMIERGYRIVSGGTDNHLMLVDLRDKNAELTGKTAQAVLDRAHITCNKNTIPFETRNPFQASGIRLGTPAVTSRGMQEPEMILIADAIDRVLSSPDSEDAIKSARKIVLDLCRRFPLPY
- a CDS encoding low molecular weight protein arginine phosphatase produces the protein MPEQPRPIIFVCTANICRSPMAEALFRHALAAEPEPFRSIAVASAGVSALDGQPASPNSVEAMRKVGLNLADHRSRHLTQDMLNEAVAVFCMTESHHDIIRLQYRKIPERVHLMREFMTDTRDHEIPDPFGGNLRTYESCRDSMVEAIPSLLNFVRSLKT